The following are encoded together in the Nocardioides thalensis genome:
- a CDS encoding adenylate/guanylate cyclase domain-containing protein yields MTVVLSVVCVALVAVVAALVAVVRRLQADLAASDARAAQLEADLDAALRPRPPTSTTERYLRRVVRTASKVRTEGLTGLLQSTIDDLQSWAGSERADILNMAAADGTVTLFFSDIEGSTSLNHQVGDKAWVRVLAAHDAILRARIGQYRGQVVKTAGDGFMVAFRDAEAACRAALAVQQDLRRPTDLTLRKHGIRVRIGVNTGQVVAKEGDYFGRNVAIAARVADLAAGGQVLAGDAVREALEDDAAVELRDPEVVELKGLPGEHTVWRVAPAGG; encoded by the coding sequence GTGACCGTGGTTCTGAGCGTCGTCTGCGTCGCGCTGGTCGCGGTCGTGGCCGCGCTGGTCGCGGTCGTACGCCGGCTCCAGGCCGACCTGGCGGCGAGCGACGCCCGCGCCGCGCAGCTCGAGGCCGACCTCGACGCGGCGCTGCGCCCCCGGCCGCCGACCTCGACGACCGAGCGCTACCTGCGACGCGTGGTGCGCACCGCGAGCAAGGTGCGCACCGAGGGGCTCACCGGCCTGCTCCAGTCCACGATCGACGACCTCCAGTCGTGGGCCGGCAGCGAGCGCGCGGACATCCTCAACATGGCGGCCGCTGACGGCACGGTGACCCTGTTCTTCTCCGACATCGAGGGGTCGACGTCGCTCAACCACCAGGTCGGCGACAAGGCCTGGGTGCGGGTGCTCGCCGCGCACGACGCCATCCTGCGGGCGCGGATCGGGCAGTACCGCGGGCAGGTGGTCAAGACCGCCGGCGACGGGTTCATGGTCGCGTTCCGCGACGCCGAGGCCGCCTGCCGCGCGGCTCTCGCCGTGCAACAGGACCTGCGACGGCCGACCGACCTGACCCTGCGCAAGCACGGCATCCGCGTGCGGATCGGCGTGAACACCGGACAGGTGGTGGCCAAGGAGGGCGACTACTTCGGCCGCAACGTCGCGATAGCCGCGCGCGTGGCCGATCTCGCCGCGGGCGGCCAGGTGCTCGCGGGCGACGCCGTACGGGAGGCCCTCGAGGACGACGCGGCCGTCGAGCTCAGGGACCCCGAGGTGGTCGAGCTGAAGGGCCTGCCGGGCGAGCACACCGTCTGGCGCGTCGCACCAGCCGGTGGTTGA
- a CDS encoding sterol desaturase family protein: MHDLLDPMKNPVTYAIPFFILTILLELAALKWLDHDDNAAGAARQLKGYHRPDSRTSLLMGLGSIVFLTLLKLAGFFGYLWLYDNVAPFHLDTSAWWYWPAVILGLDLFYYWQHRFVHRVNVGWAAHQAHHSSEYMNFTTALRQKWNPWFELLFWIPLPLLGFAPWTLYVAFGFNLIYQFFVHTETIERLPRPIEFVFNTPSHHRVHHGSDPEYLDTNYGGILIIWDRLFGSFTPERQRPTYGLTKPVNTYNLIKLEYGDYAKIVRNVRHASSWRERLGYLFGPPGWEPSPLPVVEVRGAP, translated from the coding sequence GTGCACGACCTGCTCGACCCGATGAAGAACCCGGTGACCTACGCGATCCCGTTCTTCATCCTCACGATCCTGCTCGAGCTCGCGGCGCTGAAGTGGCTCGACCATGACGACAACGCGGCCGGGGCGGCCCGCCAGCTCAAGGGCTACCACCGCCCCGACTCCCGCACGAGCCTGCTGATGGGCCTCGGCTCGATCGTCTTCCTGACGCTGCTCAAGCTCGCCGGGTTCTTCGGCTACCTCTGGCTCTACGACAACGTCGCGCCGTTCCACCTCGACACGAGCGCCTGGTGGTACTGGCCGGCCGTCATCCTCGGGCTCGACCTCTTCTACTACTGGCAGCACCGGTTCGTGCACCGCGTCAACGTCGGCTGGGCCGCGCACCAGGCGCACCACTCCAGCGAGTACATGAACTTCACGACCGCGCTGCGGCAGAAGTGGAACCCGTGGTTCGAGCTGCTCTTCTGGATCCCGCTGCCGCTGCTCGGCTTCGCGCCGTGGACGCTCTACGTCGCGTTCGGCTTCAACCTGATCTACCAGTTCTTCGTGCACACCGAGACGATCGAGCGGCTGCCGCGACCGATCGAGTTCGTCTTCAACACTCCGTCGCACCACCGCGTCCACCACGGCTCCGACCCGGAGTACCTCGACACCAACTACGGCGGCATCCTCATCATCTGGGACCGGCTCTTCGGCTCGTTCACGCCCGAGAGGCAGCGGCCGACGTACGGCCTCACCAAGCCGGTGAACACCTACAACCTGATCAAGCTCGAGTACGGCGACTACGCCAAGATCGTCCGCAACGTCCGCCATGCCTCGAGCTGGCGCGAGCGGCTGGGCTACCTGTTCGGCCCTCCGGGCTGGGAGCCGTCTCCGCTGCCGGTGGTTGAGGTGCGAGGTGCCCCCTAG
- a CDS encoding TetR/AcrR family transcriptional regulator: MTTAPARRSGTKGVARADREAQILDVAGAVFAERGFALAAVGEIAERAGISKPLIYNYFGSKDGLLTACLERAAALVADEIGRTAALGEVGLARALVTLDGIFAVLEPQPWAWRLLNDPTLPGDPAVEAVLTTYRNRMAAFAADGVGELMRIAGDDDATDLDAMIAVWTSVFDALVTWWIDHPEESPEAMSARCERLFAAVFGPAE; the protein is encoded by the coding sequence ATGACGACCGCGCCCGCCCGCCGCTCCGGCACCAAGGGCGTCGCCCGGGCCGACCGCGAGGCGCAGATCCTCGACGTCGCCGGCGCGGTCTTCGCCGAGCGTGGCTTCGCGCTCGCGGCTGTGGGGGAGATCGCGGAGCGGGCGGGGATCTCCAAGCCGCTCATCTACAACTACTTCGGCTCCAAGGACGGGTTGCTGACGGCCTGTCTCGAGCGGGCGGCCGCGCTGGTCGCCGACGAGATCGGCCGGACGGCGGCGCTCGGCGAGGTCGGCCTCGCCCGAGCGTTGGTGACGCTCGACGGGATCTTCGCGGTGCTGGAGCCGCAGCCGTGGGCCTGGCGACTGCTCAACGACCCGACCCTGCCCGGCGATCCGGCGGTCGAGGCCGTGCTGACCACCTACCGCAACCGGATGGCGGCGTTCGCCGCCGACGGCGTGGGTGAGCTGATGCGGATCGCGGGCGACGACGACGCCACCGACCTCGACGCCATGATCGCGGTCTGGACCAGCGTCTTCGACGCGCTGGTGACGTGGTGGATCGACCATCCGGAGGAGTCGCCGGAGGCGATGAGCGCGCGGTGCGAGCGATTGTTCGCTGCGGTATTCGGTCCTGCTGAGTAG
- a CDS encoding magnesium chelatase has protein sequence MTVAATTAPTISTLGELRASGHVHRPLRTELRDNLLAKLAAGEDPWPGLHGFEDTVVPQLERALLAGHDVVLLGERGQGKTRLLRTLVGLLDEWTPIISGSELGEHPYEPVTAASVAAVATYGDDLRISWRHRSERYSEKLATPDTSVADLIGDVDPMKVAEGRSLGDPETIHFGLIPRSHRGIVAINELPDLAERIQVAMLNVMEERDIQIRGYVLRLPLDVLVVASANPEDYTNRGRIITPLKDRFGAEIRTHYPRELEAEMAVIRQEAHLVADVPEPLLEVLARFTRNLRESSAVDQRSGVSARFAIAGAETIAAAALRRATVKGEDHAVARVVDLEAAVDVLGGKIEFESGEEGREQEILTHLLRTATAEVVRAHFRGLDFALLVDAIEGGAMVTTGESVTARDVLAGLPVLGESELYDDICNRLYPDNGGDNDGQRACAIELALEGLFLARKIGKDSDGSETVYG, from the coding sequence GTGACTGTCGCTGCCACGACTGCCCCCACGATCTCCACCCTCGGCGAGCTGCGTGCGTCCGGCCATGTGCACCGGCCGCTGCGCACGGAGCTGCGCGACAACCTGCTCGCCAAGCTGGCGGCCGGCGAGGACCCCTGGCCAGGGCTGCACGGCTTCGAGGACACCGTCGTCCCGCAGCTCGAGCGCGCGCTGCTCGCGGGCCACGACGTCGTGCTCCTCGGCGAGCGCGGCCAGGGCAAGACCCGGCTGCTGCGGACCCTGGTCGGCCTGCTCGACGAGTGGACGCCGATCATCTCCGGCTCCGAGCTCGGCGAGCACCCCTACGAGCCGGTCACCGCCGCGTCGGTGGCCGCGGTCGCGACGTACGGCGACGACCTGCGGATCTCGTGGCGGCACCGGTCGGAGCGCTACTCCGAGAAGCTCGCGACGCCCGACACCTCCGTCGCCGACCTGATCGGCGACGTCGACCCGATGAAGGTCGCCGAGGGCCGGTCGCTCGGTGACCCCGAGACCATCCACTTCGGCCTGATCCCGCGGTCCCACCGGGGGATCGTCGCGATCAACGAGCTGCCCGACCTCGCCGAGCGGATCCAGGTCGCGATGCTCAACGTGATGGAGGAGCGCGACATCCAGATCCGCGGCTACGTGCTGCGGCTGCCGCTCGACGTGCTCGTCGTGGCGTCGGCGAACCCCGAGGACTACACCAACCGCGGCCGCATCATCACGCCGCTGAAGGACCGCTTCGGCGCGGAGATCCGCACCCACTACCCGCGCGAGCTCGAGGCCGAGATGGCCGTCATCCGGCAGGAGGCGCACCTCGTCGCCGACGTGCCCGAGCCGCTGCTCGAGGTGCTCGCGCGGTTCACCCGCAACCTGCGGGAGTCCTCGGCCGTCGACCAGCGGTCCGGTGTCTCCGCGCGATTCGCGATCGCCGGCGCCGAGACGATCGCCGCCGCCGCGCTGCGCCGCGCGACGGTCAAGGGCGAGGACCACGCCGTCGCGCGGGTCGTCGACCTCGAGGCCGCCGTCGACGTGCTCGGCGGGAAGATCGAGTTCGAGAGCGGCGAGGAGGGACGGGAACAGGAGATCCTCACCCACCTGCTGCGTACGGCGACCGCCGAGGTCGTCCGGGCCCACTTCCGCGGTCTCGACTTCGCGCTGCTGGTCGACGCGATCGAGGGCGGTGCGATGGTGACGACCGGCGAGTCGGTCACCGCGCGCGACGTACTGGCCGGACTGCCGGTGCTGGGGGAGTCGGAGCTCTACGACGACATCTGCAACCGCCTGTACCCCGACAACGGCGGCGACAACGACGGCCAGCGCGCCTGCGCGATCGAGCTCGCTCTCGAGGGCCTCTTCCTCGCGCGCAAGATCGGCAAGGACAGCGACGGCTCCGAGACGGTCTACGGCTGA